From Lysinibacillus sp. SGAir0095, the proteins below share one genomic window:
- a CDS encoding ABC transporter ATP-binding protein — MVNEKEVVLFQGVDKVYNTGTVALNQLNLSIKEGEFVSFLGPSGCGKSTALRMVAGLGEATRGTVEVFGNNPKEVIETSNDVAFVFQDANLLPWRSVLDNVLLPLELRGADKKSRKESAIRVLEKVGLKDHLKSYPRELSGGMRMRVSIARALAAKPKLLLMDEPFAALDEMTRQTLQMDLLNIWEREKMTVLFVTHNVYEAVYLSSRIAVMSARPGRLSNLIEVDVPYPRERTTAEFMRYVDLASQSLEHSMGRKELV; from the coding sequence ATGGTAAATGAAAAAGAGGTCGTTTTATTTCAAGGAGTAGATAAAGTCTACAATACAGGAACTGTTGCTTTAAATCAGTTGAATTTATCGATCAAAGAAGGAGAGTTCGTTAGCTTCCTAGGTCCTTCTGGTTGCGGGAAATCAACTGCGCTAAGGATGGTTGCTGGTTTAGGTGAAGCAACAAGAGGGACGGTTGAAGTGTTTGGGAATAATCCTAAAGAAGTAATCGAAACTTCGAATGACGTAGCATTTGTTTTCCAGGATGCCAACTTGCTTCCCTGGAGATCGGTGCTGGACAATGTGTTGCTGCCCCTTGAATTGCGTGGGGCTGATAAAAAGAGCCGTAAAGAGTCGGCGATCCGTGTGCTGGAAAAGGTAGGGTTAAAGGACCATTTGAAATCATATCCTCGCGAGCTTTCGGGGGGGATGAGGATGCGTGTTTCCATTGCTCGGGCTCTTGCTGCAAAACCTAAGCTGCTCCTGATGGATGAGCCTTTTGCCGCTTTGGATGAAATGACGCGACAAACATTGCAAATGGATTTATTGAACATTTGGGAACGTGAAAAAATGACGGTTTTATTTGTTACACATAACGTTTATGAAGCGGTTTACTTATCTTCTAGAATTGCGGTAATGTCTGCTAGACCTGGACGATTATCAAATTTGATCGAGGTGGATGTACCTTATCCGAGGGAAAGAACTACGGCAGAATTCATGCGGTACGTGGATCTTGCTTCGCAAAGTCTTGAACATAGCATGGGACGAAAGGAGCTGGTTTAG
- a CDS encoding ABC transporter permease — MTVKTVSTNGEELVNESSNLKVQRDKYKFSLKYLGPILALVIFLSLWQFIPAMLDIKPFILPKPTDVMAAALEDWHLLWPAMQITIVESVIGFVLSAVVGIGISVLLASSRVLEISLYPYAVILQTIPIVAIAPIIVIWFGSGFNSIVIISFLIGFFPIVSNTLMGLNSVDKNMSDLFKLYNASKWQTMMKLRIPAAMPFIMSGLKISCTLAIIGSITGEYIAGIGGGKGGLGYAITVAAVQLKTPYLFACAIAGALFGIVFYLLVSMASRLVLKSWHESAMKVEK, encoded by the coding sequence ATGACTGTTAAAACGGTATCAACCAATGGTGAAGAACTAGTCAATGAATCTAGTAATCTAAAAGTTCAAAGAGACAAATATAAGTTTAGCCTAAAGTATTTGGGACCTATTTTAGCATTAGTGATTTTCCTTTCATTATGGCAATTTATACCGGCCATGTTAGACATAAAGCCCTTTATCCTACCAAAACCTACTGATGTGATGGCTGCAGCTTTAGAGGATTGGCATTTATTATGGCCAGCGATGCAAATTACGATAGTTGAATCGGTTATTGGCTTTGTATTGAGTGCGGTAGTGGGGATTGGGATTTCGGTTTTATTGGCAAGTTCTCGCGTGCTGGAGATAAGTCTTTACCCGTATGCCGTTATTTTACAAACAATTCCGATTGTGGCCATTGCACCAATCATTGTTATCTGGTTTGGGTCAGGCTTCAACTCGATTGTCATTATATCGTTCTTAATTGGCTTTTTCCCGATTGTTTCCAATACATTAATGGGCTTGAATTCTGTAGATAAAAATATGAGCGATTTGTTCAAATTGTACAATGCGAGTAAATGGCAAACGATGATGAAACTAAGAATCCCGGCCGCGATGCCTTTTATCATGTCGGGGTTGAAGATTTCCTGTACGTTAGCAATTATCGGTTCAATCACGGGTGAATATATCGCTGGGATTGGTGGCGGTAAGGGAGGGCTTGGATATGCCATTACTGTTGCTGCTGTACAGTTAAAAACACCTTATTTATTTGCTTGTGCGATTGCGGGGGCATTATTTGGTATCGTGTTCTATTTGTTGGTGAGTATGGCAAGTCGCCTTGTACTGAAATCTTGGCATGAATCGGCAATGAAGGTAGAGAAATAA
- a CDS encoding ABC transporter substrate-binding protein, with translation MKSIKRLTFLVMMMALFVFLAACAQNESGGESAESETESSDETTGTESEEAVEVKDVKLVLNWFAKAQHGGVYAAQENGLFEDNGLNVTIEPGGPQVSSINMVASGNAEFGLAHADQIVVARNEGIELVAVATAMQGSPQAFMFHKEHGIEDFEDLNGRKVYIQPGITYWEYLKTQYDLSGVEELAYTGQHVNFIPDEEAVTQAFLTSEPYFMELEGVDVETKLIADAGYDPYNVVLYVSKDYLEENEETVRAFTKAFVEGWNLYEDSYEDINKIIQQDNPDIELESLKFEAESQADFVYGMDAADNGVGYMSEERWATLIQQLNDLKLLDEVFDAKDIFTNEYLPE, from the coding sequence ATGAAATCAATAAAAAGGTTAACTTTTCTTGTTATGATGATGGCGCTGTTTGTTTTTCTTGCTGCCTGTGCCCAAAACGAATCAGGTGGGGAATCTGCAGAAAGTGAGACGGAATCGAGCGATGAAACGACAGGAACAGAGAGTGAAGAGGCTGTTGAAGTAAAAGATGTAAAACTTGTTCTAAACTGGTTCGCAAAGGCTCAACATGGTGGGGTGTATGCGGCACAAGAAAATGGGTTGTTTGAAGATAATGGACTAAATGTCACAATCGAGCCAGGTGGTCCCCAAGTATCATCTATTAATATGGTCGCTTCAGGGAACGCCGAATTCGGTCTTGCTCACGCAGACCAAATAGTTGTAGCACGTAATGAAGGGATTGAACTAGTGGCAGTTGCGACGGCGATGCAAGGTAGTCCGCAAGCATTTATGTTCCATAAAGAACATGGAATTGAAGATTTCGAGGATTTAAATGGTCGTAAAGTATATATTCAACCAGGTATTACGTATTGGGAATATTTAAAAACGCAGTATGATTTAAGTGGTGTTGAGGAATTGGCATACACAGGCCAGCATGTAAACTTCATTCCGGATGAAGAGGCGGTTACACAAGCATTCTTAACTTCTGAGCCGTATTTCATGGAATTGGAAGGTGTTGACGTGGAAACAAAATTAATTGCTGATGCAGGCTATGATCCATACAATGTTGTTTTATACGTATCGAAAGATTACTTAGAAGAAAATGAAGAAACAGTTCGTGCGTTTACGAAAGCCTTTGTGGAAGGTTGGAACCTATACGAAGATTCATATGAAGATATTAACAAAATTATTCAGCAAGACAATCCGGATATCGAATTAGAATCACTGAAATTTGAAGCAGAATCACAGGCTGATTTTGTTTACGGTATGGATGCTGCTGATAATGGTGTTGGGTATATGTCGGAAGAACGCTGGGCAACATTGATTCAACAATTGAACGACTTAAAATTATTAGATGAAGTCTTCGATGCGAAGGACATCTTCACAAATGAGTATTTACCAGAATAA
- a CDS encoding amidase codes for MEDKAFFDRTLTVPAKKGGKLSGMSFAVKDVFAVRGHRNSAGNPTWYETHEAAESTSPVIERLLENGASLQGMTHTDELMYSLNGENIHYGTPLNPVNPDCIPGGSSSGSASAVANGLVNFALGTDTGGSVRVPSAYCGLFGIRPTHGAISMEGVIPLAPSFDAVGWMAKDIETLEMVGEVLLPNSPSVKLDELHIEETTWSLMEDADRELLKFAIPQDVDMGSIDFQHFGITEWPQVFKYIQGVEAWRAHGQWIERENPVFSPAIGGRFKDASLLDVAGFEDAKRQRAIITEHIDRVLLENVVLAIPTVASVAPIKQASSESVEKIRAITMQMTCIAGLAGLPQVTVPIFRMDGMSLGLSFIANKHQDLSLLRFVRQYFGGDIRETSNN; via the coding sequence ATGGAGGATAAAGCGTTTTTTGATCGGACATTGACTGTGCCAGCTAAAAAAGGAGGAAAGTTGAGTGGGATGTCCTTTGCAGTAAAGGATGTTTTTGCGGTAAGGGGGCATCGAAATAGTGCGGGAAATCCTACTTGGTATGAGACACATGAAGCGGCAGAATCGACGTCGCCAGTGATTGAACGCTTACTAGAGAATGGTGCGAGCCTTCAGGGGATGACTCATACAGATGAACTGATGTACAGCCTAAATGGTGAAAATATTCATTATGGGACACCGCTAAATCCAGTGAACCCCGATTGTATTCCAGGTGGTTCTTCAAGTGGATCTGCTTCTGCTGTCGCAAATGGATTGGTGAACTTCGCACTAGGAACTGATACGGGTGGTTCTGTCCGTGTCCCATCAGCCTATTGTGGACTGTTTGGCATTAGGCCAACTCATGGAGCAATCTCTATGGAGGGAGTCATTCCATTAGCACCAAGCTTTGATGCGGTAGGATGGATGGCGAAGGATATTGAAACGCTTGAAATGGTAGGAGAGGTATTATTGCCAAACTCACCATCAGTTAAATTGGATGAACTTCATATAGAAGAAACGACTTGGAGTTTAATGGAGGACGCTGATCGCGAGTTATTAAAGTTTGCTATTCCGCAAGATGTCGATATGGGGAGTATTGATTTTCAACATTTTGGTATAACCGAGTGGCCTCAGGTTTTTAAATATATTCAAGGGGTTGAAGCCTGGAGAGCTCATGGACAGTGGATCGAAAGAGAAAACCCTGTTTTTTCTCCGGCAATAGGCGGCCGATTTAAGGATGCGAGTTTACTAGATGTTGCGGGCTTTGAGGATGCAAAGAGACAGCGAGCAATAATAACAGAGCATATTGATCGAGTATTATTGGAGAATGTTGTGTTAGCCATCCCGACAGTAGCTTCTGTGGCACCGATCAAACAGGCGTCTAGCGAATCTGTTGAAAAGATTCGTGCGATCACTATGCAAATGACCTGTATTGCAGGACTTGCCGGCTTACCTCAGGTTACGGTTCCGATTTTCAGAATGGATGGCATGTCACTGGGGCTTTCCTTTATTGCCAATAAGCATCAGGACCTGTCTTTGCTTCGGTTTGTACGTCAGTATTTTGGAGGGGACATCCGTGAAACTAGCAACAATTAA
- a CDS encoding fumarylacetoacetate hydrolase family protein → MKLATIKYENEEQPVLLLEGGAVLIKSLNDYASIGLPLSLYELVGLDAVSELKRTVSKFSESDWIALPKVPSEELDFVAPYRNPHYIFGVGMNYVEKAIDLQTKQIEDAPVCFMKPTSCLIGMNEMIELPNFSKVVTAEGELCLVIGKSCHEVSPEEALSYVSGYTTSLDLTAKDIHAQNPRFVQMSKVFKTFFSFGPQIQLLEGTESLSELVVQSVQNGEVRAANIVGNMMYTPAFIVSYISQFVTLQPGDLIMTGTPGSFELSHGDIAGCQITGLLSLENRVI, encoded by the coding sequence GTGAAACTAGCAACAATTAAATATGAAAATGAAGAACAACCTGTGTTGCTATTGGAAGGCGGCGCTGTTCTTATAAAAAGTTTAAATGACTATGCAAGTATAGGGCTTCCGCTTTCGCTCTATGAGTTAGTTGGGCTCGATGCTGTGAGTGAATTAAAACGAACTGTTTCTAAGTTTTCGGAATCAGATTGGATAGCATTGCCCAAGGTTCCAAGTGAAGAGTTAGATTTCGTTGCACCGTACCGGAACCCTCATTACATTTTCGGGGTAGGGATGAACTATGTGGAGAAGGCAATCGATCTACAAACTAAGCAGATTGAAGATGCACCCGTTTGTTTTATGAAACCGACATCTTGCTTAATCGGGATGAATGAAATGATTGAGCTTCCGAATTTTTCTAAGGTGGTTACAGCTGAAGGAGAGTTGTGCTTAGTCATTGGGAAATCGTGTCATGAGGTAAGTCCGGAAGAAGCGCTGTCTTACGTTAGTGGATATACAACGTCTTTGGATCTTACCGCAAAGGACATTCATGCTCAAAATCCAAGGTTTGTCCAAATGTCCAAAGTCTTTAAAACATTTTTTAGCTTTGGGCCACAAATCCAACTATTAGAAGGAACTGAATCGTTATCCGAGCTAGTTGTGCAAAGTGTCCAAAATGGAGAGGTGCGTGCAGCTAACATTGTCGGCAATATGATGTATACACCTGCATTTATTGTATCTTACATATCACAATTTGTTACGTTGCAGCCAGGAGATTTAATTATGACGGGGACTCCTGGTTCATTTGAGTTAAGTCACGGGGATATTGCAGGTTGCCAGATTACTGGTTTGCTAAGTTTGGAGAATCGGGTTATTTAG
- the ggt gene encoding gamma-glutamyltransferase, with product MVKQYRATTMSTKGMVTTPHYLASQAALSILQKGGNAIEAAIAAASTIGVVYPHMNGIGGDNFWLIYNAKSKELKAINSSGRSGEKATIQFYRSKGFEKIPSRGALAANTVPGAVAGWGEAYNYARKEMEGSLPWASLLESAIGYAEEGFPVTPSQEHWATVNLDELDTEFRALQRFQGFTEVFLKEGKPYKTGEIMKQDDLAKTLKQIAENGAEYFYNSELTEKIVADIQNQGGILTVDDFKQHTSDWVEPISVNYREYTAYNLPPNTQGMASLSILNILNHIDLQHIEEGSSTYYHVLVEAVKHAFVDRDRYLTDPTFSQIPLAELLSEQNGLEIAEKIKESQLAKELQPLDAKGDTVWFGVVDENGNAVSFIQSIYHEFGSGFIPKGTGIVLQNRGSFFSLDENHVNALAPRKRSFHTLNPAMLVKGGKPALVYGTMGGEGQPQTQAALVTRIIDYGMSVQQAIEAPRWLYGRTWGASSNSLKIEDRIIENIRGELAVLGHELEVLEDFTDTMGHAGAIFIDENTNVKYGGADPRGDGLAIGY from the coding sequence ATGGTGAAGCAATACAGGGCAACAACGATGTCGACAAAAGGGATGGTAACAACACCACATTATTTAGCATCCCAAGCGGCACTTTCAATTTTACAAAAGGGTGGTAATGCGATCGAGGCTGCAATTGCAGCGGCGTCCACAATTGGTGTAGTTTACCCTCACATGAATGGTATTGGTGGAGATAATTTTTGGTTGATCTACAATGCAAAATCAAAAGAACTAAAGGCGATTAATTCAAGTGGACGTTCTGGAGAGAAAGCGACCATCCAATTTTACCGATCGAAAGGTTTCGAAAAAATTCCTTCGCGTGGGGCTTTGGCTGCTAATACGGTACCGGGTGCAGTTGCTGGTTGGGGCGAGGCGTATAACTATGCGCGAAAGGAAATGGAAGGTTCATTACCTTGGGCAAGTTTACTAGAATCAGCAATTGGTTATGCAGAGGAGGGCTTTCCGGTTACGCCGAGTCAGGAGCATTGGGCAACTGTCAATCTTGATGAATTGGATACCGAGTTCCGGGCATTGCAACGATTCCAGGGGTTTACGGAAGTGTTTTTGAAAGAAGGCAAGCCTTATAAAACCGGGGAGATCATGAAGCAGGATGATTTAGCGAAAACGTTAAAGCAGATTGCTGAAAATGGGGCTGAATATTTCTATAACAGTGAATTAACTGAAAAAATTGTAGCGGACATACAAAATCAAGGTGGTATACTGACTGTAGATGATTTCAAACAGCATACAAGTGATTGGGTAGAACCGATTTCTGTAAATTATCGCGAGTATACAGCCTACAACCTACCGCCAAATACACAAGGGATGGCTTCTTTATCTATCTTAAATATTTTAAATCATATCGATTTGCAACATATAGAAGAGGGCTCCTCAACTTATTATCACGTACTTGTGGAGGCGGTTAAACACGCCTTTGTCGACCGGGATCGCTATTTGACGGACCCGACTTTTAGCCAAATTCCTCTAGCTGAATTGTTGAGTGAACAGAATGGTTTGGAAATTGCTGAAAAAATTAAAGAAAGCCAACTCGCAAAAGAACTGCAGCCTCTTGATGCGAAAGGAGATACGGTGTGGTTTGGTGTGGTGGATGAAAATGGAAATGCGGTTTCTTTTATTCAAAGTATTTATCATGAATTTGGTTCTGGCTTTATTCCAAAAGGGACAGGGATCGTTCTTCAAAATCGAGGGAGTTTCTTCTCTCTTGATGAAAACCATGTGAATGCCCTTGCACCTCGTAAACGGTCTTTCCATACATTGAATCCTGCGATGTTGGTAAAGGGCGGGAAACCTGCTTTAGTATATGGAACGATGGGTGGGGAAGGGCAACCGCAAACGCAAGCTGCCCTTGTTACGCGTATTATTGACTATGGTATGTCTGTACAGCAAGCAATCGAAGCGCCAAGGTGGTTATATGGCCGAACATGGGGAGCGTCTTCCAATAGCTTAAAGATTGAAGATCGAATAATTGAAAACATTCGTGGGGAGCTAGCCGTATTAGGGCATGAATTGGAAGTGCTTGAGGATTTTACGGATACAATGGGGCATGCAGGGGCCATTTTCATTGATGAGAATACAAATGTGAAATATGGTGGTGCGGACCCAAGAGGAGATGGATTGGCAATTGGTTACTAA
- a CDS encoding chromate transporter, translated as MVTKKITVPFEEKELWAKQKDIFIAFFRSGILGFGGGPSTIPLVKKEVVDIFKMMNDEEFSDVLSIGNTLPGPIATKMAGYIGYRVGGWLGLVTALIATVLPTVVLMIVLLASLNEFKDFDFVKGMTNGVVPIVAVMLGVLTWDFLMKSKKSLGWKIGSIILVASFIAMILLGVHPGIVIAVLLVLALALPIKKEEKNQ; from the coding sequence TTGGTTACTAAAAAAATAACAGTACCGTTTGAGGAGAAGGAGTTGTGGGCGAAGCAAAAGGATATTTTCATCGCCTTCTTTCGGTCGGGTATTTTAGGTTTTGGTGGGGGGCCTTCTACCATTCCTTTGGTAAAAAAAGAGGTAGTGGATATCTTCAAAATGATGAATGATGAAGAGTTTTCGGATGTGCTCTCGATTGGCAATACATTACCAGGTCCGATTGCAACGAAAATGGCTGGGTATATCGGCTATCGAGTTGGAGGGTGGCTAGGTTTAGTGACGGCATTAATTGCAACGGTGCTGCCAACAGTGGTGTTGATGATTGTTCTTCTCGCTTCGTTGAATGAATTTAAAGATTTTGACTTTGTAAAAGGAATGACAAACGGTGTTGTACCAATCGTGGCTGTAATGCTTGGTGTACTAACATGGGATTTTTTAATGAAATCAAAAAAATCACTGGGCTGGAAAATTGGTTCGATTATATTGGTTGCATCGTTTATAGCGATGATCTTGTTAGGAGTTCATCCGGGAATCGTGATTGCGGTTTTATTGGTTCTTGCTTTAGCTCTTCCGATTAAAAAGGAGGAGAAAAATCAATGA
- a CDS encoding chromate transporter has protein sequence MVYFHIFLAFFFPGILGYGGGPSSIPLIEHEVVDNYGWMTTSEFSEVLALGNALPGPIATKMAGFIGYEVAGIPGAIVALLATVGPSLVLMLILLNILYRYRNSPRVKRLSSFVLPAIAILLADMTFDFFNTSYDAVGLLATVVLMAAAYFALERMKIHPAFVIMAGLVVGGFFL, from the coding sequence ATGGTTTATTTTCATATATTTTTAGCGTTCTTTTTCCCAGGCATCCTTGGATATGGTGGAGGCCCTTCGTCGATTCCGTTAATTGAGCATGAAGTAGTTGATAATTATGGCTGGATGACAACGAGTGAGTTCAGTGAAGTGCTGGCGTTAGGGAATGCCTTGCCAGGGCCGATCGCAACGAAAATGGCTGGATTTATTGGCTATGAAGTAGCGGGGATCCCGGGGGCGATTGTGGCGTTATTGGCAACAGTTGGACCATCGTTAGTGCTGATGCTGATTCTTTTAAATATTTTGTATCGCTACCGTAATTCGCCTCGTGTAAAGCGATTATCGAGTTTCGTTTTGCCGGCGATCGCGATTTTGTTAGCAGACATGACATTTGATTTCTTCAACACGTCTTATGATGCGGTGGGCTTACTAGCGACAGTGGTATTGATGGCAGCGGCTTACTTCGCATTAGAAAGAATGAAAATTCATCCGGCTTTCGTGATTATGGCGGGGCTAGTAGTAGGTGGATTTTTCCTGTAA
- a CDS encoding NAD(P)-binding domain-containing protein: MSLEMLNEQVKKDLSYIAHPVSNVDWVRPISHPEGHVYDVVIIGGGQSGLSTAFGLTRERITNITILDENPAGIEGPWITYARMVTLRTPKHLPSIDLGIPSLTFQSWWMAKHGQEAWDQLDKIPRDEWMNYLKWYREVLELPVQNEVKVELVEPIGGKLHRLHLSGNGANSKSILARKVVLATGIQGGGEWHIPDFIKNNLPKSLYAHTSEAIDFEDLKGKRIGILGGGASAFDNANFALSTGAKEVHTFIRRKEMVRVNPMRVLEQSGIIERYHSLNDDEKYAAMLHFFKFNQPPTNDTFNRANAWDGFQVHLDSPWVEVTASEEGAVVRTPNDTFTFDYLIISTGLVTDPALRPELKDVEQFITRWRDVYKPSPAIANSAIDAHPYLSKSFAFVPNSEEGKDSLYGLFAFNYSALISCGVSASALSGIRYAVPKLVTAIADELFQDDKSSILKDYFEYDVIEFTGNPKISIK; the protein is encoded by the coding sequence ATGAGTTTAGAAATGTTAAATGAGCAAGTAAAAAAGGACCTTTCTTATATCGCTCACCCTGTTTCAAATGTAGATTGGGTCAGACCCATTTCACATCCTGAAGGTCATGTTTATGACGTGGTCATTATCGGCGGTGGGCAAAGTGGCTTAAGCACTGCATTCGGCTTAACACGTGAACGAATCACGAATATCACCATCTTAGACGAGAACCCCGCCGGCATTGAAGGACCTTGGATCACTTACGCCCGGATGGTTACTCTTCGTACCCCAAAACACCTGCCATCCATCGATTTAGGTATCCCGTCTCTCACTTTCCAATCTTGGTGGATGGCAAAGCATGGCCAAGAAGCTTGGGATCAACTCGATAAAATCCCACGTGACGAATGGATGAATTACCTGAAGTGGTACCGAGAAGTATTGGAATTACCCGTTCAAAATGAAGTAAAGGTGGAACTAGTCGAACCAATTGGGGGTAAATTACACCGACTACATCTCTCCGGAAACGGGGCAAATTCTAAATCGATTCTAGCTCGCAAGGTCGTTTTGGCGACAGGGATTCAGGGTGGAGGCGAATGGCACATTCCTGATTTCATAAAAAATAACCTACCAAAATCCCTCTATGCCCACACATCCGAAGCAATTGATTTTGAAGATTTAAAAGGGAAGCGAATTGGGATTCTTGGAGGCGGGGCTTCTGCCTTCGATAATGCGAATTTCGCACTTTCCACAGGGGCAAAGGAAGTACACACCTTTATACGACGCAAAGAAATGGTCCGCGTAAACCCAATGCGAGTTCTAGAGCAATCAGGAATCATCGAACGATATCATTCCTTAAATGATGATGAAAAATATGCAGCCATGCTGCACTTTTTCAAATTCAATCAGCCTCCAACAAACGATACATTTAACCGCGCCAATGCTTGGGATGGCTTCCAGGTGCACCTTGATTCTCCTTGGGTAGAGGTAACAGCATCAGAAGAAGGTGCAGTAGTTCGCACACCAAATGATACATTTACATTTGATTACTTAATTATTAGCACCGGCTTAGTGACAGACCCAGCTTTACGTCCAGAATTGAAAGATGTCGAGCAATTTATCACTCGATGGCGTGACGTTTACAAACCTAGTCCAGCCATTGCAAATTCGGCAATTGATGCACATCCTTATTTATCTAAAAGCTTTGCCTTTGTCCCGAATTCCGAAGAAGGTAAGGATTCCTTATATGGGTTGTTTGCATTTAATTATTCCGCCCTAATTAGCTGCGGCGTCTCGGCATCTGCTTTATCCGGCATTCGTTACGCTGTTCCAAAGCTCGTTACCGCCATCGCCGACGAACTCTTCCAAGACGATAAATCATCCATCCTAAAGGATTATTTCGAATATGATGTAATCGAATTTACAGGCAACCCAAAGATTTCAATAAAATGA
- the uraH gene encoding hydroxyisourate hydrolase, which yields MPSLSTHVLDLHHGIPAQNVKIELFYQQENEPKELITTVITNSDGRCDEQMVTNENWRQGTYELVFHVSDYYKAKNVCLPTPNFLTTVPVRFNMTESPSHYHVPLLVTPWGYQVYRGS from the coding sequence ATGCCCTCATTATCAACTCACGTTTTAGATTTACACCATGGGATACCTGCTCAAAATGTAAAAATCGAATTATTTTATCAGCAGGAGAATGAACCTAAAGAGCTTATTACAACTGTAATCACAAATTCAGATGGACGTTGCGATGAGCAAATGGTAACGAACGAAAACTGGAGACAAGGAACCTACGAACTTGTCTTTCATGTATCAGATTACTATAAAGCAAAGAACGTCTGCTTACCTACCCCTAACTTTTTAACAACCGTGCCTGTGCGCTTTAACATGACTGAATCTCCTTCTCATTATCACGTTCCCCTTTTGGTCACTCCGTGGGGCTATCAAGTTTACAGAGGAAGCTAG
- the uraD gene encoding 2-oxo-4-hydroxy-4-carboxy-5-ureidoimidazoline decarboxylase: MKVTSVNEKMNASNTEQFKEMFGEIFEHSPWIAQKAAEAKPFNSVEEAFETMKKIVEEANYEEQLALILEHPELGKRIKMSAASVREQNGARLDSLSPEEFDVFTATNKAYMEKFEFPFIIAVAGKNKQDILQAMKERLNNSRETEFETALQQIYQIARLRFNAIIENLASEESKF; this comes from the coding sequence ATGAAAGTAACATCGGTAAATGAAAAGATGAATGCATCTAACACCGAGCAATTTAAAGAAATGTTTGGTGAAATTTTTGAACATTCGCCTTGGATTGCCCAAAAGGCAGCAGAGGCAAAACCGTTTAACTCAGTGGAAGAAGCATTTGAGACGATGAAGAAAATTGTAGAAGAAGCTAACTATGAAGAGCAGCTTGCACTCATCTTAGAACATCCCGAACTTGGAAAACGCATTAAAATGAGCGCAGCATCTGTCCGCGAGCAAAATGGTGCAAGGCTGGATTCTTTATCACCCGAAGAATTTGACGTTTTTACAGCAACCAATAAAGCTTATATGGAAAAATTCGAGTTTCCTTTCATAATTGCTGTAGCCGGAAAAAATAAGCAAGATATTTTACAGGCCATGAAAGAACGTCTAAACAATTCTCGGGAAACAGAATTTGAAACCGCTCTTCAGCAAATCTACCAAATTGCCAGATTACGATTTAATGCAATTATTGAAAATTTAGCAAGCGAGGAAAGCAAATTTTAA